The sequence below is a genomic window from Chondrinema litorale.
CAGTATTTCTTTCTGGTCAATAAGATTTAATAAATAGAATCTAGCTTATTTTACCGCAAGCCTCCCATTTTATGGGAGGTTTTTTTGTTTATAAAAAGTACCATTTCTATAATTTAGCTGTATATTTTACTTTTTTTATAGGAATACTTTTTCCATATAATCTTATCAATATGAGGCTGATTTTTTTATCTATTATTCTATCAATTCTTTGTGCTTGTTCTTCTAGTAATACATCAGAAGTTAGTAAAACCCCAGAAGTTGAAGAAATTCTAGAAACCAAAAATGTATCTGAAAAGATTGATGCAATAGATGCAGAAGCTACAAGTAAAGTAGATATAAAGGAAGCAGTTTACACAAACGATTCTCTAATCAAGCAAAAGGTTAAACAATTAGACGAGCAGTTTGCCAGTACACCATTCTATACTTTTATTGGAGGGCAGGATTTTTTCATCATTTCGAATCAAAAGATTACTGGCCTACATGAAATATTTGATGGTAAGAATTTATATGGTCTAGTCAATAGTGCTCTTCAAACTTTATTGAAGCCCGAATACGAAAAAATTTACAACCCCAATCTTACTATTAAAAACTGCTTCGAAATTAAAAGTAAAGGTCTGGTTGGTTTATTTAATTATCAGACAAAAGAGGTGCTTAAACCCCAATTCGATTATATTTTACCTGCAAGTAAATCTATCTCGAATATCGCTTATGGATATAAAGATGGAGTTTGGTTTAAAATTGAAAATGAATCTTTACAGAATGCTAAAAAAGTAAATGATTATAATCCATCAGGTTTATTGAAGTCTATTTCTTATGATGCAACAAAACTGAGCGATAGAATGATGTTTTACAGTTATGCAAATCATTCTGAAGACGATCCAGAAGAGGGAAATGGTGTGCTAATAAATCCATCTTACATTGAGTATTTCAATTTAATGCCGAATGAGTACTATACTGATATTATAATATCAAATCATAAAGAAGCAGATTTTGGTGTAACAGGTGCAAAAGTTGAAACAGAAAATGAAAAGTCTTTATCAGGTAAATTAAAATCATTTTTAATATCCATATATGAAGAAGGTATTTCCGGTAGGGGGTATCAGATAACTGAAAAGCAATTGGTGTTGTATAATTCAGAAGAACAAAAGATTAATGCGATCTCATTAGAAAAACATTATTCTGATCCGTCTTTGTGTAACGAAGATAATTTCCATTTTCTTAATGATTCCATCTACGAAGTTATCACTCATAGTTCAGAATTTGGCGACGATATGGAAACACCTTATAACTTTGCTACAAAGTATGTTTTCTATAAAATTTCTCCAAGAGGTGAGGTTGAAATGCTAACTTCAGACAGAGTCTACGACTTTACTAAATTCATTTACATAGATGAGTCTTATTTTAAAGGTTGTTTTGTGAAAAATATGAAGGAAGGTGAAAGTAGTAATGAAGAATATAATATATGGCAATCTGATTATTTGAGCATAGAAGATTTAGATATTATGCGCAATGAAATTTTTGCTGAATATGGTTATAGATTTCAATCTGAAAAATGGCAAAAGTACTTTTCTAATAAAAAGTGGTACAAGCCGAGATATGATAATGTAGATGACCAGCTCACAGAAATTGACAAGGCGAACATTAAAGTAATTCTCCAAACAAAAGAAGCCATGCAGGGTAAAGAAGAAGAATTTACTAAGAAAAGACCTTCAACTTATTATGCTGCTGGTTAAAAGGAGCTATTTTTTTATTGCATTTATCATCGGGCTATTAATCTTATTAAAGTCTCTGGATTACATAGAACCAGATTTTACCAG
It includes:
- a CDS encoding YARHG domain-containing protein, with translation MRLIFLSIILSILCACSSSNTSEVSKTPEVEEILETKNVSEKIDAIDAEATSKVDIKEAVYTNDSLIKQKVKQLDEQFASTPFYTFIGGQDFFIISNQKITGLHEIFDGKNLYGLVNSALQTLLKPEYEKIYNPNLTIKNCFEIKSKGLVGLFNYQTKEVLKPQFDYILPASKSISNIAYGYKDGVWFKIENESLQNAKKVNDYNPSGLLKSISYDATKLSDRMMFYSYANHSEDDPEEGNGVLINPSYIEYFNLMPNEYYTDIIISNHKEADFGVTGAKVETENEKSLSGKLKSFLISIYEEGISGRGYQITEKQLVLYNSEEQKINAISLEKHYSDPSLCNEDNFHFLNDSIYEVITHSSEFGDDMETPYNFATKYVFYKISPRGEVEMLTSDRVYDFTKFIYIDESYFKGCFVKNMKEGESSNEEYNIWQSDYLSIEDLDIMRNEIFAEYGYRFQSEKWQKYFSNKKWYKPRYDNVDDQLTEIDKANIKVILQTKEAMQGKEEEFTKKRPSTYYAAG